Part of the Streptomyces europaeiscabiei genome is shown below.
GCCCTCGCCGGTCGGATGACGCGTGCGGACGGTGATGTGGGTCAGCGGGACGACTTCGGCGTGCCGGGGCCAGTCCGTGAGACGCTGCCAGGCGCGGTCGGCGGGGAGCCGGGGGAGGCGTTCGAGGAGGAAGAGAACCACGGGGTGATCGTAGGTGGACGGGACCGGTCCAACCCCTCCCGACCCGCAGGACCGTCCCGCCGCAGAGCCTCTACCGCCCTGCCCCGCCGTACGGCACCATGAGCGCGACCGCACGCCCGCCCCTGGCCGGAAGGTGCTCCCGTGGACCCTGAACTGCACCGCAGACTCGACGAGTTGCAGCGGGATCCGTATCCGCACTACGCGCGGGCCAGAGCGGCGGAGGGGCTGACGTACGTCTCCGAGCTTGACTCCTGGCTGGTGGCCCGGGACGCCGACGTACGGGAGGTGCTGCGGCGTCCTGAGGACTTCTCGTCGGCCAACGCGCTGCGCCCGGACGTCATGCCCGCACCCGCCGCGCTGGCCGTGCTGGGCGGCGGCTTCGGCGGCCGCCCCGTCGTCGTCACCGCCGACGGCACTCTGCACCAGGAGCTGCGGGCACCCATCGTGCGGGGGCTGTCGCCCGCGAGGGTCGCCGCCGCCCTGCCGTATGCCGCCGAACGGGCCGCAGCCCTGGTCGACGGCCTCATCAGGAACGGCGAGGAGGGCGGTGGCGGCGACGGCAGGAGCGAGGCGGACGGCGAGGACGGCAAGGGGAAGGGCGACGAGGGCGGCCGGGTCGAGCTGATGTCCGCCTACGCGGGACGGCTCCCCGGGGAGGTCATCGGGCACCTCGTCGGGTTCGACCCGGACGACGTACCGGCGTTGGTCCGCGGCGGTCACCGGGCCGAGCAGTTGTTGTTCCGTCCCATGACGGAGGCCGAACAGATCGCCGCGGCCGAGGACGTGGTCGCCACGGCCCACCGCCTCGACGCGTTCGTGCGCGCTCGGCACGCCGACCCGCGCGAGGACCTGGGCACCGAACTCATCATGTCCGTCGCCGGAGCCGGAGCCGGAGCCGGAGCCGGAGCCGTCGCAGGAGCAGGAGCAGGAGCAGGAGCAGGAGCAGGAGCCGTCGCAGGCGCAGGCGCAGGCGCAGGCGCCGACGAGCTGACGCTCGATCAACGTCACCAGATCGTCGCCCACCTGCAGAACCTGCTCATCGCCGGACACCTGACCACGACCGCCCTCATCGGGACGACCCTCCTCCACCTCCTGCGCGACCGCCCGCAGTGGGAGCTGCTCTGCGCCGAACCGGAGCGCATCCCGGCCGCTGTCGAGGAAGCCGCGCGCTACGACACGGCCTTGCAGGGCTTCCGCCGCGTCACGACCCGCCCAGTCACCCTTGCCGGCACCGAACTCCCTGCCGGAGCGCCGGTGTTCCTCGCCTTCGGCAGCGCCAACCGTGACGGCTCCCGCCACCCGAACCCTGACGACTTCGACATCACCCGCCCCACCGGCAGCCGCCACCTCTCCTTCGGCTTCGGCACCCACACCTGCCCCGGATCCCAGCTCGCCCGCGAACAACTCCGCATCACTCTGGAGCAGTTGACCAGCCGTCTGCCGGGCCTGCGCCTCGCGGAAGGCCAACGGATCACCATGCGCCCGACATTGATCCACCGCTCCCCGGAGCGCCTCGAACTCGTCTGGTGACCTCCTGAGACACCCACCCGGCTGCGCACCCACCCGGCTGCGCACCCCCGGCGCGGGTTCGGCGGACGGCTCACACGTCCAGCAACTCCCGTGCCGCCACCGGCACCCCCGTCTCCAGCGACCGGTTCGCCGCCAGCCCCGTCACCAGCGACCGTGCGCCGTCCACCGCGTCGGCCGCCCGGCCCAACCCGTCCGGTACGCGCTCCCCGAACAGGTCGGCCAGCATCCGAACGTCCCCGCCGCCGTGCCCGCCCTCCCCGGTGGCCGGCTTCACCTCGCGCGGCCGCTCCCAGAGGCGGCGTACCAGCAGTTCGGTCCGGCCGGCCTCGTCGCCCGCCTCGACGCCGTGCACGACCGGGCTCGCGCCGGTCGTGCGGACGTGGGGGCGGGTCCAGGTGGACTCCTCCACCAGCAGCTCGATGCGGCCCTCGCTGCCGTTGAAGGCGACACGGTAGCCCTCCCAGGGGGAGTAGGCCGTCAGGTGGTAGGTCAGGGTGGCGCCGGAGTCGTAGCGGACGAGGACCGCCATGTCGTCCTCGATGGAGATGCCGGGGGCGAAGACGTTCTGGTCGCGGTGGTAGCCGTCCTCCCGTTCGGCGTCCAGATAGAGCGAGGTGAGGACGGCGGAGTCCTTGAGGTGGAGGGCGAAGGGGTCGGTCTCGGCCGCCGGGGAGCCGTGGGCGCGGGTGTAGTCCCGGGCGAGGCCTCGGCGGCGGCCCGCCTCGTCGCCGTAGAAGAAGAGGCCGCCCTGGGCGAAGACGGTGTCGGGGCGGGTGCCGAGCCACCAGTTGACCAGGTCGAAGTGGTGGGTCGACTTATGGACGAGCAGGCCGCCGGAGTTCGCCTTGTCGCGATGCCAGCGGCGGAAGTAGTCGGCGCCGTGCCGCAGGTCGAGCAGCCACTCGAAGTGCACCGAGCCGACCTCGCCGATCTCACCGCCCGCGATCAGCTCCCGTACGGCCGAGTGCACCGGGTTGTAGCGGTAGTTGAAGGAGACGCGCACCTCGCGGCCCGTCCGGCGCCGGGCCTCCAGGATGCGGTGGGCGCGCTCGGCGTCGGTGGTCATCGGCTTCTCGGTGACGACATCGCAGCCCGCCTCCAGCGCACGCACGATGTAGTGGTCGTGGGACCGGTCCAACGAGCACACCACGACCAGATCGACCCGCTCGCGGCGGAGCATCTCCTCGAAGTCGTCGGCTCCGTACGCCGGCACGGGGCTGCGGCCCGGATGGTCGGCCGCGATCCAGGAGTTGTGGACGGCCATGCGGTGCGCGTTCGTGTCGCAGAAGCCCACCAGGTCGATCCGTTCCGCGAAGGGTCCGGTCAGTGCCTGGGTGAACATCCGTGCCCGGGCACCGAGCCCCACCACGGCAGCACGGCGGTGTCGCGCGGAGATGATGCGGGGGTCTTGTTCTGACATCCGGACCTTCCCTAGGGTCAATAACGGGGGGAAGCGCTTTCTAGCGAAAGAGGTGACCCACTCATGCCCCGAATCAGGACGAGGAAGTCCTGGAAACCCCGTGCGGCGGCCACCGCGCTGGCGCTCTGCGCGCTGCTCACCGGCTGCTCCGGACCGGACGGGTCGGGCAGTGTCGGCGGCGATGTCGTCCTGCGTTACACCTGGTGGGGCAACCCGGACCGGGCCGCCAGAACCCAGGCGGCCGTCGACCTCTTCGAGGAGCGGAACCCGGGGATCGACGTGCAGACCTCCTTCGCCGGCTACGAGGCCTACAAGCAGAAGCTGGCCACCCAGGCCGCCGGAGGCGACGCGCCCGACGTGATGCAGCTCGACTACCGGATGATCGACCAGTACGCCTCCGGGGGTGTGCTCCTCGACCTCGCCGAGCAGCGACCGGTCCTGCGCACCGCCGAGTTCGAGCCGGGACTCCTCGCCACCGGCAAGGTGGACGGCAGGCAGTACGCCGTACCGCAGGGTCGCGGTACCGAGACCATGGTCTACGACACCGAGAAGTGGCAGGCCGCCGGTCTGGAACCGCCCCGCGTGGGCTGGACCTGGAGCGAATGGGCCGACGCCATGCGGACGGTGGCGGCGGAGACGGGGGTGCCGGGCGGCACCGATCCAGGTCAGAGCGAGGACGCCTTCGAGATCTGGCTGCGCGGCCAGGGCAAGTCCCTCTACACCGACGACAGGCGTCTCGGCTTCACCGCGGCCGACCTGACCCGCTGGTGGACATTCACCGACCAGCTGCGCCGCGAGGGCGCCGTCTCGCCCGCCGAGCAGACCACCCAG
Proteins encoded:
- a CDS encoding cytochrome P450 — protein: MDPELHRRLDELQRDPYPHYARARAAEGLTYVSELDSWLVARDADVREVLRRPEDFSSANALRPDVMPAPAALAVLGGGFGGRPVVVTADGTLHQELRAPIVRGLSPARVAAALPYAAERAAALVDGLIRNGEEGGGGDGRSEADGEDGKGKGDEGGRVELMSAYAGRLPGEVIGHLVGFDPDDVPALVRGGHRAEQLLFRPMTEAEQIAAAEDVVATAHRLDAFVRARHADPREDLGTELIMSVAGAGAGAGAGAVAGAGAGAGAGAGAVAGAGAGAGADELTLDQRHQIVAHLQNLLIAGHLTTTALIGTTLLHLLRDRPQWELLCAEPERIPAAVEEAARYDTALQGFRRVTTRPVTLAGTELPAGAPVFLAFGSANRDGSRHPNPDDFDITRPTGSRHLSFGFGTHTCPGSQLAREQLRITLEQLTSRLPGLRLAEGQRITMRPTLIHRSPERLELVW
- a CDS encoding Gfo/Idh/MocA family protein → MSEQDPRIISARHRRAAVVGLGARARMFTQALTGPFAERIDLVGFCDTNAHRMAVHNSWIAADHPGRSPVPAYGADDFEEMLRRERVDLVVVCSLDRSHDHYIVRALEAGCDVVTEKPMTTDAERAHRILEARRRTGREVRVSFNYRYNPVHSAVRELIAGGEIGEVGSVHFEWLLDLRHGADYFRRWHRDKANSGGLLVHKSTHHFDLVNWWLGTRPDTVFAQGGLFFYGDEAGRRRGLARDYTRAHGSPAAETDPFALHLKDSAVLTSLYLDAEREDGYHRDQNVFAPGISIEDDMAVLVRYDSGATLTYHLTAYSPWEGYRVAFNGSEGRIELLVEESTWTRPHVRTTGASPVVHGVEAGDEAGRTELLVRRLWERPREVKPATGEGGHGGGDVRMLADLFGERVPDGLGRAADAVDGARSLVTGLAANRSLETGVPVAARELLDV
- a CDS encoding ABC transporter substrate-binding protein is translated as MPRIRTRKSWKPRAAATALALCALLTGCSGPDGSGSVGGDVVLRYTWWGNPDRAARTQAAVDLFEERNPGIDVQTSFAGYEAYKQKLATQAAGGDAPDVMQLDYRMIDQYASGGVLLDLAEQRPVLRTAEFEPGLLATGKVDGRQYAVPQGRGTETMVYDTEKWQAAGLEPPRVGWTWSEWADAMRTVAAETGVPGGTDPGQSEDAFEIWLRGQGKSLYTDDRRLGFTAADLTRWWTFTDQLRREGAVSPAEQTTQLDGTVENTPLGRGKAASDVNWDAPASGYLALVPTGISLAPMPAGENGTPGQYFKPSMFMGVAADSGHPEESARLVDFMLNDDEAAKILGATRGIPVNQSIREDIAAGLKDFDKTIYDYQATVEGKLDPPPQAPPSGDSALQTTFQRDYDQVSYERMSPREAAENYLTEAKAELRS